A genome region from Nicotiana tabacum cultivar K326 chromosome 13, ASM71507v2, whole genome shotgun sequence includes the following:
- the LOC142168130 gene encoding uncharacterized protein LOC142168130: MKAYDSVEWVYIEQVIKMLGFPEIFVKWIMTYIGIVAYSVIINDKPAKPFDARKGLRLGDPLSPVLFVMAMKYLSRLLKPLKDNKKFKFHPKCTKVNLVQLGFADDLLLFTYNQSRYSINSFKYLGVLLSTKRLSTIQCEPLIDRMLSRIQCWTTNVLSYDGRAMLIKSVLVAIQTFWAQIFILQKKIIHFIEIIYKRFLWARAVEPTKKALISWDKLCATKGNTIWNTKPKSASWVIQKIFKAKNYFEVSGYTEEEVNLMERFSAIQDRLATKERLERWGIMEDKTCLLCQRENETLQHLFFDCEVSTTIWQQLINWQGIQRTKGDWQEELQWIEKVAKGKANVIVDTLSRKTESMGSLDFIPVRERPLAMDVQALANMLGRLDISELSRVLACFVLV; this comes from the exons ATGAAAGCCTATGATTCTGTGGAATGGGTATACATTGAACAAGTGATAAAGATGTTGGGATTCCCTGAAATATTTGTGAAGTGGATAATGACATATATTGGTATAGTTGCCTATTCTGTAATAATTAATGATAAGCCAGCTAAACCATTTGATGCAAGGAAAGGACTGAGGCTGGGGGATCCCCTATCTCCAGTTTTATTTGTGATGGCCATGAAGTATCTTAGCAGACTATTGAAGCCATTGAAGGATAACAAAAAGTTTAAATTTCACCCAAAATgtaccaaagtcaacttagtgcAATTGGGATTTGCTGATGATCTACTTCTTTTTACATACAATCAGTCAAGATACTCCATCAACAGTTTCAA ATACCTGGGGGTTCTTTTGAGCACCAAGAGGTTATCAACTATCCAATGTGAGCCTCTAATTGATAGAATGTTAAGCAGGATCCAATGTTGGACAACAAACGTTTTGTCATATGATGGAAGAGCAATGCTAATTAAGAGTGTTCTAGTTGCAATTCAAACATTCTGGGCTCAGATAttcattttgcaaaagaaaatcatTCATTTCATAGAAATAATATACAAGAGATTCTTATGGGCAAGAGCTGTTGAACCTACCAAAAAGGCATTGATTTCCTGGGATAAACTGTGTGCTACAAAG GGGAACACTATATGGAATACAAAGCCAAAGAGTGCATCATGGGTCATCCAAAAGATATTCAAGGCGAAAAACTACTTTGAGGTTTCTGGATATACAGAAGAGGAGGTAAATCTGATGGAGAGATTCTCC GCAATACAAGATAGGTTAGCTACAAAAGAAAGGCTAGAAAGATGGGGGATTATGGAAGACAAAACATGCTTACTCTGCCAAAGAGAGAATGAAACATTACAACACTTATTCTTTGACTGTGAAGTATCAACAACTATATGGCAACAACTTATAAACTGGCAAGGCATTCAGAGAACAAAGGGAGATTGGCAGGAGGAGCTGCAGTGGATAGAAAAGGTGGCCAAAG ggaaggccaatgtgattGTAGACACCTTGAGTAGAAAGACAGAGAGTATGGGGAGCCTAGATTTCATTCCAGTTAGGGAGAGGCCTTTAGCTATGGATGTTCAAGCATTGGCCAATATGTTAGGgagattagatatttcagagctGAGCAGAGTTCTTGCTTGTTtcgtccttgtttga